A part of Aegilops tauschii subsp. strangulata cultivar AL8/78 chromosome 2, Aet v6.0, whole genome shotgun sequence genomic DNA contains:
- the LOC109782450 gene encoding protein FAR1-RELATED SEQUENCE 5-like yields MAPPPKNMRKHARRHTQREFDEPRRYGAPPGWVTPEIAPGYFNNTGRFQATPESSEARQPPNIEAYVLPRLEMRSFQEAKNFYNVYAKHAGFAVREGPKFKTRAYLYCTCYGVYESKVSGANRQRNKTTARTNYGAKMRLKREKDGTFVVKEIVWEHNHRLQLTPQMLVFLHSHKNFDKKILEYVKYLQFKGIEHAQIMSILGGDDPGSYFLEMNAKDLINLKAKNSRIDDVDDVLNTINFFREMKAINREFFCDMQLDESDRVKNIFWANTSCRGAYQDFGDCITFDTTYKTNKFIQMAVQDIFKVHERKAPTCILTDQCLAMALVIPDAFGNTVHKLCRWHIMKKYREHLAYLYYLHEDFKDEFTSILNWPLMPTEFEAAWKRLMDKYNLHDDATMVAMWKERERWISAYFKEIFCAKMTSTQRSESNELCAQEELRK; encoded by the exons AAGCATGCAAGGCGGCACACGCAGCGAGAGTTTGATGAGCCAAGAAGATATGGGGCACCGCCTGGTTGGGTAACACCAGAAATAGCACCTGGATACTTCAACAATACAGGCAGATTTCAAGCAACACCAGAATCATCAGAAGCACGACAG CCACCTAACATTGAAGCTTACGTTCTGCCAAGGCTAGAGATGCGCTCTTTCCAAGAAGCAAAGAACTTCTACAACGTCTATGCAAAGCACGCGGGTTTTGCTGTCAGGGAAGGCCCCAAGTTTAAGACCAGAGCCTACCTTTATTGCACGTGCTATGGAGTCTATGAATCGAAGGTGTCAGGAGCAAATAGACAGCGGAACAAGACGACAGCCAGGACTAACTACGGGGCTAAAATGAGGCTGAAGAGGGAAAAGGATGGAACATTTGTCGTAAAAGAGATAGTCTGGGAACACAACCACAGGCTACAGCTCACTCCGCAAATGCTTGTCTTCTTGCACTCCCACAAAAACTTTGACAAAAAAATCTTGGAGTACGTCAAGTACCTGCAGTTCAAAGGCATCGAACACGCGCAAATCATGAGCATACTGGGCGGTGATGACCCCGGTAGCTACTTCCTCGAAATGAATGCCAAAGACCTGATTAACCT CAAAGCAAAGAATTCAAGGATTGATGATGTGGACGATGTCCTAAATACTATCAACTTCTTTAGGGAGATGAAAGCTATAAACAGGGAATTCTTCTGTGACATGCAACTGGATGAGTCCGACAGAGTTAAGAACATATTCTGGGCGAACACAAGCTGTCGAGGGGCCTATCAGGACTTTGGTGACTGCATAACATTTGACACCACATATAAGACCAACAA ATTCATTCAGATGGCTGTTCAAGACATTTTTAAGGTGCATGAGAGGAAGGCTCCTACATGCATCCTCACAG ACCAGTGCCTGGCAATGGCTTTGGTGATCCCAGATGCTTTTGGGAACACGGTACACAAGCTGTGCCGCTGGCACATTATGAAGAAGTACAGGGAACACCTCGCATACCTGTACTACCTCCACGAAGACTTTAAGGATGAATTCACATCAATCCTCAACTGGCCCCTCATGCCAACTGAGTTTGAGGCTGCCTGGAAAAGACTCATGGATAAGTACAACCTCCATGATGATGCCACGATGGTGGCCATGTGGAAGGAGCGTGAGAGATGGATATCAGCCTACTTCAAAGAAATTTTCTGCGCCAAAATGACATCCACACAACGAAGTGAGAGCAATGAACTATGTGCTCAAGAAGAACTTCGTAAGTAA